A stretch of the Aulosira sp. FACHB-615 genome encodes the following:
- a CDS encoding pyridoxal phosphate-dependent aminotransferase has product MKLAARVSQVKPSLTLAIAAKAKAMKAEGIDVCSFSAGEPDFDTPAHIKAAAAKALAEGKTKYGPAPGEPKLREAIAQKLKSDNGLDYKAENVIVTNGGKHSLYNLILSLIDPGDEVIIPAPYWLSYPEMVTLAGGVSVIVNTDASTGYKITPEQLRQAITPKTKLFVLNSPSNPTGMVYTPEEIKALAQVIVDADIYVVSDEIYEKILYDGAEHISIGSLGQEIFERTFISNGFAKAYSMTGWRLGYLAGPVEIIKAANSIQGHSTSNVCTFAQYGAIAALEESQDCVAEMLQAFTKRRQVMLERINAIPGLYCPKPDGAFYLFPDISKTGLKSLEFCDALIEEHQVAVIPGIAFGADNNIRLSYATDLATIEKGLDRLEKFVRSRI; this is encoded by the coding sequence ATGAAACTGGCAGCAAGAGTAAGTCAGGTAAAACCTTCTTTAACCTTAGCGATCGCAGCTAAAGCTAAGGCGATGAAGGCAGAAGGTATAGATGTTTGTAGTTTTAGTGCTGGTGAACCGGATTTTGACACCCCAGCACATATTAAAGCCGCAGCAGCAAAAGCTTTGGCAGAAGGTAAAACCAAGTATGGCCCAGCACCTGGAGAACCAAAGTTAAGGGAAGCGATCGCCCAAAAGCTGAAATCTGATAACGGTTTAGATTACAAAGCAGAAAATGTCATCGTCACCAATGGCGGTAAACATTCTTTGTACAATTTGATATTGTCACTCATCGATCCGGGTGATGAGGTGATTATTCCGGCTCCCTATTGGCTGAGTTATCCCGAAATGGTAACTTTAGCAGGTGGCGTATCCGTGATTGTCAACACAGATGCTTCCACAGGCTATAAAATTACACCGGAACAACTACGCCAAGCCATCACCCCCAAAACCAAGTTATTTGTCCTCAACTCCCCCTCCAACCCGACGGGGATGGTTTACACGCCAGAGGAAATAAAAGCTTTGGCACAGGTAATAGTTGATGCAGATATCTATGTAGTCTCCGATGAGATTTACGAAAAAATTCTCTACGACGGTGCAGAACATATCAGCATTGGTTCCCTGGGACAAGAAATTTTTGAGCGCACCTTTATTAGTAATGGGTTTGCCAAAGCTTATTCTATGACAGGTTGGCGCTTGGGTTACTTAGCCGGGCCAGTAGAGATTATTAAAGCTGCCAACTCCATTCAAGGGCATAGTACATCTAATGTGTGTACCTTTGCTCAATATGGTGCGATCGCAGCCTTAGAAGAATCTCAAGACTGTGTAGCTGAAATGTTGCAAGCTTTTACCAAGCGGCGACAAGTCATGCTAGAGCGAATCAATGCCATTCCCGGTTTATATTGTCCCAAACCAGACGGCGCTTTTTATCTGTTCCCCGACATCAGCAAAACCGGACTCAAATCTCTAGAATTTTGCGACGCATTGATTGAAGAACATCAAGTTGCAGTCATTCCCGGAATTGCTTTTGGTGCAGATAATAACATTCGCCTTTCCTACGCCACCGATTTAGCCACAATCGAAAAAGGCTTGGATAGATTAGAGAAATTTGTGCGTTCAAGAATTTAA
- a CDS encoding class I SAM-dependent methyltransferase: MKRLELILPNQIRKFSFVSIAGIILIAVIAWWLSANQPEITNVDSSKIYEQRVNHSPDGIGKFYMGREIAKVMGHTGAGWLERPSRELEEQPSKIVSALDLKPNDVVADIGAGTGYLSFLIAPLLPQGKVLAVDIQPEMLEIIQDSKQKKKITNVEPILATIDNPNLPAQSIDLALMVDAYHEFAYPYEVMQGIVKALKPGGRVVLVEYRGENPFIMIKTLHKMTQKQVQKEMQAVGLVWRETKNLLPQQHLMVFAKQASQ; the protein is encoded by the coding sequence ATGAAAAGATTGGAACTGATATTGCCAAATCAAATCCGTAAATTTAGTTTTGTATCGATTGCGGGAATTATTTTGATTGCTGTAATTGCTTGGTGGCTGAGTGCAAATCAACCAGAAATTACAAATGTTGACTCTAGCAAAATTTATGAACAAAGAGTTAATCATAGTCCCGATGGAATTGGCAAATTTTATATGGGACGAGAAATCGCTAAAGTTATGGGACACACAGGTGCAGGTTGGCTAGAACGTCCTAGCCGTGAGTTAGAAGAACAGCCAAGTAAAATAGTTAGTGCTTTGGATTTAAAACCCAATGATGTAGTTGCCGATATTGGTGCTGGTACAGGTTATCTGAGTTTTTTAATTGCACCTTTATTACCCCAAGGAAAAGTTTTGGCGGTAGATATTCAGCCAGAAATGCTAGAGATAATTCAAGATAGCAAACAAAAGAAGAAAATTACTAATGTTGAACCAATTTTAGCAACCATTGATAATCCCAATTTGCCAGCACAAAGTATTGATTTGGCTTTAATGGTAGATGCTTACCACGAATTTGCATATCCCTACGAAGTGATGCAAGGAATTGTCAAAGCACTGAAACCAGGGGGTAGAGTCGTATTGGTAGAATACCGGGGTGAAAATCCCTTCATCATGATTAAAACCCTGCATAAAATGACGCAAAAACAAGTGCAGAAAGAAATGCAGGCTGTTGGTTTAGTGTGGCGCGAGACTAAGAACCTGTTACCCCAACAGCATTTGATGGTGTTTGCCAAGCAAGCTTCTCAGTAA
- a CDS encoding XisH family protein — protein MPAKDAFHELVRTALENEGWTITHDPYHIDLGFVDFYIDLGAERLIAATKNGEKIAVEIKTFLSASTISEFHTAIGQFINYRIALEEEEADRRLYLAVPIDIYRRFFKYSFIQTVIRRNQIPLLVYNIEKQEIAQWIN, from the coding sequence ATGCCTGCCAAAGATGCGTTTCATGAGCTTGTAAGAACAGCCCTTGAAAATGAGGGATGGACAATCACTCACGACCCGTATCATATTGATTTAGGATTTGTAGATTTTTATATTGATTTAGGTGCAGAACGGTTAATTGCTGCCACAAAAAATGGTGAGAAAATTGCCGTTGAAATCAAAACTTTCTTATCAGCCTCAACAATCTCGGAATTTCATACTGCAATTGGACAATTTATTAACTATCGCATTGCTTTGGAGGAAGAGGAAGCAGATAGAAGATTATATTTGGCAGTTCCAATAGATATTTACAGGCGGTTTTTCAAATATTCATTTATTCAAACCGTTATTCGCCGTAACCAAATTCCGTTGTTAGTATATAACATCGAAAAGCAGGAGATTGCCCAATGGATAAATTAA
- a CDS encoding XisI protein: MDKLNLYRQLIQELLIERAKLRSPSDPIKSQTIFDRDGDHYQLVNLGWKNSSTRIYGCVLHVDIIDGKIWVQHDGTEDAIADQLVAKGVPKQDIVLAYHAPYVRKYTDFAVG, from the coding sequence ATGGATAAATTAAATTTGTATCGTCAACTAATTCAGGAATTGTTAATAGAACGAGCAAAATTGCGTTCTCCAAGTGACCCAATCAAAAGTCAAACAATTTTTGATCGGGATGGTGATCACTATCAACTTGTCAATTTAGGCTGGAAAAATAGCAGTACCCGCATTTATGGTTGTGTGCTGCACGTTGATATTATAGATGGAAAAATTTGGGTTCAACATGATGGAACTGAAGATGCAATTGCAGATCAGTTAGTGGCGAAGGGAGTACCAAAGCAAGATATTGTGTTGGCTTATCACGCGCCTTATGTGCGGAAGTACACAGATTTTGCTGTGGGTTAA
- the metK gene encoding methionine adenosyltransferase, whose product MKKDFMFTSESVTEGHPDKLCDQISDAIVDRFLQQDPYARVITECAASTGILFIAARFEPNTNVDFTNIARQVIEQIGYEQKEFNSKTCSILTSLRELPASQTHLFDEHNLSDEEIEKITVTNQVTVFGFACNQTYTLMPLPIWLAHKLARQLSEVRHKNILPYLTPDGKTQVGVEYRDRRPYRIHSITVIASQNKAGKPDYQQLQDDIRETVINPVFENEEIRPDAKTRIFINPDGAFIKGGPAVHSGLTGRKNAIDTYGEYSKHSGSALSGKDPIRIDRIGAYIARYAAKNIVAAKLADECEVQLSYSIGLSRPVSIQVETFGTGKISDEEITNLLEKYFDFRLAGIIKQFNLRHLPTIHQDGFYRQLAVYGHVGRMDIDLPWEKTDKVGVF is encoded by the coding sequence ATGAAAAAAGACTTCATGTTCACATCAGAATCAGTCACCGAAGGACATCCTGATAAATTGTGCGATCAAATCAGCGATGCCATAGTAGACAGATTCTTACAACAAGACCCCTACGCCAGAGTCATTACCGAATGTGCTGCATCCACAGGCATATTATTTATTGCTGCCCGATTTGAACCCAACACCAACGTAGACTTTACCAATATTGCCAGACAAGTAATCGAACAAATTGGTTACGAACAAAAAGAATTTAACAGTAAAACTTGTAGTATTTTGACCAGCTTGCGAGAATTACCCGCCAGTCAAACTCACTTATTTGATGAACATAATTTATCTGATGAAGAGATAGAAAAAATTACCGTTACCAATCAAGTAACAGTATTTGGCTTTGCCTGTAATCAAACCTATACTCTCATGCCCTTGCCGATTTGGTTAGCGCATAAATTAGCCAGACAATTAAGCGAAGTCCGACACAAAAATATTTTGCCATATCTAACACCTGATGGTAAAACCCAAGTAGGAGTAGAATACCGCGATCGCCGTCCTTATCGAATCCATAGTATTACCGTCATTGCCAGTCAAAATAAAGCAGGCAAACCAGATTACCAACAATTACAAGATGATATTCGGGAAACAGTGATTAATCCTGTATTTGAGAATGAAGAAATTCGCCCCGATGCCAAAACCAGAATATTTATTAATCCCGATGGCGCATTTATTAAAGGCGGGCCAGCAGTACATTCAGGGTTAACTGGGAGAAAAAATGCGATCGATACCTACGGCGAATATTCTAAACATAGCGGTTCAGCCTTGAGTGGCAAAGACCCCATTAGAATTGATAGAATCGGCGCTTACATTGCCCGTTATGCTGCCAAAAATATAGTCGCCGCCAAACTTGCTGACGAATGTGAAGTGCAACTCAGTTATTCCATTGGTTTGTCTCGTCCCGTGAGTATTCAAGTAGAGACATTTGGTACAGGTAAAATATCAGACGAAGAAATTACTAACTTATTAGAAAAGTATTTTGATTTCCGTCTGGCAGGAATTATTAAACAATTTAATTTAAGACATTTACCCACAATTCATCAAGACGGTTTTTATCGCCAACTCGCAGTTTATGGCCATGTAGGAAGAATGGATATAGATTTACCCTGGGAAAAAACAGATAAAGTCGGTGTATTTTGA
- a CDS encoding cation-translocating P-type ATPase yields the protein MIQAVHTKVKGRARYKVEELYNSAELKDYLERSLLNYPEIKFVNANPLTSKVLVYFPQEKSYKDIAIIIESVLLTYPGKSKLIPNKKKEKNLKTHKSTVNNLQKQNQADWYLIPSDKVVHKLNTSPTWGLSSELASANLHKYGANVLAQTETRSDLSIIVEQFQSLPVALLGVAAGVSIFTGGVIDAAVILGVVILNAAIGYTTESQSEKIIHSLKNRDQPSTWVIRDGKPQEIPTENVVLGDVLTLKPGSYIAADARLIAADNLSIDESALTGESLPVTKTDDLLIGEDIPLGDRLNMAYKGTFVTGGQGLAVVVATGQNTEMGHIQQLVGEATAMETPLAKQLDQVGSQLVLISMGICGVVFGLGVWRGYGLVQMLKSSISLAVAAVPEGLPTVATTTLALGIRDMRRNRVLVRSLSAVEALGSVQTICMDKTGTLTENKMSVVEIQSNTHNIKVTDGEFITGEKTINPYSNDELLKLIHVSVLCNESQVSRAGNGQYEVIGSATENALIYMGISSGVDIIDLKQKYPLVQTNLRSENRNLMSTIHETDDGNKFVAVKGSPAEVVELCQTWVKHGEIVELTPADKRAIAIENDRMAGKALRVLGIAYNQINQSSTNNNHETDLIWLGLVGMADPIRKGAKELIHDFHQAGIATVMITGDQSPTAYAIAKELELSQEQQLEILDSSNLNNLTPEALTALSDKVDVFARISPSNKLQIVQALQAAGKVVAMTGDGINDAPALKAAQVGVAMGKGGTDVAREVADIVLEDDRLETMIVAVSRGRTIYNNIRKSVHFLLATNLSEIMVMTVATAAGIGEPLNAIQLLWLNLVTDIFPGLSLAMEAPEPDVLSQPPRNPDEPIIKKSDFGRIVFESAGLSVSTLLAYAYAIRRYGFSPQASTIAFFTLTSSQLLHTFSCRSEHHSLFSKEKLPRNGYLNAALIGSFAIQILAIALPPLRNLLKITPINFVDTAVIIGSALWPLLLSESTKNIQPNLNSALPLLPPEKTQQS from the coding sequence GTGATTCAAGCAGTACATACCAAAGTCAAAGGCAGAGCTAGATATAAAGTAGAAGAACTTTACAATTCGGCAGAACTCAAAGATTATCTGGAGCGATCGCTGTTAAATTATCCAGAAATCAAGTTTGTGAATGCTAATCCTTTAACTAGCAAAGTTTTAGTCTATTTTCCTCAAGAAAAAAGCTATAAAGATATAGCAATTATTATCGAAAGTGTTTTATTAACTTATCCAGGAAAGAGTAAGTTAATTCCCAATAAGAAAAAAGAGAAAAACTTAAAAACTCACAAATCAACTGTTAATAATCTTCAAAAACAAAACCAAGCAGACTGGTATTTAATCCCGTCAGATAAAGTTGTTCACAAATTAAATACCTCACCTACATGGGGATTATCCAGTGAATTAGCCAGTGCCAATCTGCATAAATATGGTGCTAATGTCCTGGCGCAAACAGAAACTCGCTCTGATTTAAGCATTATTGTTGAGCAATTTCAATCTCTACCGGTGGCATTACTCGGTGTGGCGGCGGGGGTATCAATATTCACGGGTGGAGTGATTGACGCGGCGGTAATTTTAGGTGTAGTAATTCTCAATGCTGCTATTGGTTACACCACCGAAAGTCAATCAGAAAAAATCATTCATTCCCTAAAAAATCGAGACCAACCATCAACATGGGTAATTAGAGACGGTAAACCGCAAGAAATCCCTACAGAAAATGTTGTTTTAGGGGATGTTTTAACCCTTAAACCGGGCAGTTATATAGCCGCAGATGCGCGATTAATTGCCGCAGATAATCTGAGTATTGATGAATCTGCCTTAACAGGTGAAAGTCTGCCTGTAACGAAAACAGATGATTTACTTATAGGTGAGGATATCCCATTAGGCGATCGCTTGAACATGGCCTATAAAGGCACTTTTGTTACAGGTGGTCAAGGACTGGCGGTGGTTGTCGCCACGGGACAGAATACCGAAATGGGACATATTCAGCAACTTGTAGGCGAAGCCACCGCAATGGAAACACCCCTCGCCAAACAACTAGACCAAGTAGGTAGCCAGTTGGTATTAATCAGTATGGGTATTTGCGGTGTCGTCTTTGGTTTGGGCGTGTGGCGGGGATATGGCTTAGTACAGATGTTGAAATCATCCATATCTTTAGCTGTGGCGGCGGTTCCCGAAGGCTTACCCACCGTGGCGACTACCACCCTCGCCCTTGGTATTCGTGATATGCGCCGCAACCGCGTCCTTGTACGTAGCCTGAGTGCAGTTGAAGCTTTGGGTTCAGTTCAAACAATTTGTATGGATAAAACCGGCACATTGACAGAAAACAAAATGTCAGTTGTCGAAATTCAAAGCAATACCCACAACATTAAAGTTACGGACGGGGAATTTATCACCGGAGAAAAAACCATCAACCCCTACAGTAATGATGAACTATTAAAACTAATTCATGTCTCAGTTCTTTGCAACGAAAGCCAAGTCAGCCGCGCGGGAAATGGTCAGTATGAAGTCATCGGTTCCGCTACAGAAAACGCCCTGATTTACATGGGTATTAGTTCTGGGGTAGATATTATTGACCTCAAACAAAAATATCCCTTAGTGCAAACCAACTTGCGGTCAGAAAATCGCAACCTGATGAGTACAATTCACGAGACTGATGATGGTAATAAATTTGTCGCCGTCAAAGGTAGCCCCGCCGAAGTGGTGGAACTTTGCCAAACATGGGTAAAACATGGGGAAATAGTAGAATTAACCCCAGCAGATAAAAGAGCGATCGCTATAGAAAATGATCGCATGGCCGGGAAAGCATTACGCGTTTTAGGGATAGCCTATAACCAGATTAACCAGTCATCAACCAACAATAACCATGAAACAGACTTAATTTGGTTAGGTTTGGTCGGAATGGCCGACCCCATTAGGAAAGGTGCAAAAGAACTAATTCACGACTTCCATCAAGCCGGAATTGCTACCGTGATGATTACCGGCGACCAAAGCCCCACAGCTTATGCGATCGCCAAAGAATTAGAATTAAGTCAAGAACAACAATTAGAAATTCTCGACTCCAGCAACCTAAATAACCTCACACCCGAAGCCTTAACCGCCCTCAGCGACAAAGTAGATGTCTTCGCCCGCATCAGTCCCAGCAATAAACTGCAAATAGTCCAAGCCTTGCAAGCCGCCGGGAAAGTCGTCGCCATGACAGGGGATGGAATTAACGACGCACCCGCCTTAAAAGCCGCCCAAGTTGGTGTAGCTATGGGTAAAGGCGGTACAGATGTCGCCAGAGAAGTTGCAGATATTGTTTTAGAAGACGACCGACTCGAAACCATGATTGTCGCCGTCAGTCGCGGACGTACAATATATAACAACATCCGCAAATCTGTACATTTCCTCCTCGCCACCAACCTCAGCGAAATCATGGTAATGACAGTAGCCACCGCCGCAGGTATTGGCGAACCCTTAAATGCAATTCAACTACTCTGGCTAAACTTAGTAACCGACATCTTCCCCGGCTTATCCTTAGCAATGGAAGCCCCAGAACCAGACGTTTTGAGTCAGCCACCCCGCAACCCCGACGAACCAATCATTAAAAAATCCGATTTTGGGCGAATTGTCTTTGAGTCTGCTGGTTTATCTGTGAGTACCTTACTCGCTTACGCCTACGCCATTCGCAGATATGGTTTTAGCCCCCAAGCCAGTACCATTGCCTTTTTCACCCTAACCTCAAGCCAATTGCTGCATACATTTAGCTGTCGTTCTGAACACCACAGCCTATTTAGTAAAGAAAAACTCCCACGAAATGGCTATTTAAATGCTGCCCTTATCGGTTCCTTTGCTATTCAAATTTTAGCGATCGCCCTGCCACCATTGCGGAATCTTTTAAAGATTACTCCAATTAACTTTGTCGATACTGCCGTCATTATTGGTAGTGCATTGTGGCCTCTATTGTTAAGTGAATCAACAAAGAATATTCAGCCAAATCTTAATAGTGCTTTACCCTTACTACCTCCAGAAAAAACACAACAAAGTTAA
- a CDS encoding pyridoxamine 5'-phosphate oxidase family protein, producing the protein MTISTNSDRQIQQLQELIQNIDSGMLTTVNDDGSLHSCPMYSIKEIDLEGRIWFFTSSNSHRVSEIEHNQQVNVSFSSCEQQLYVSISGTAQLLKDRQKMAELWKPELETWFSQGLDQPDLALLQVNIKQADYWDSSSSYHPQTINFSSL; encoded by the coding sequence ATGACAATTTCCACAAACAGCGATCGCCAAATTCAACAACTGCAAGAATTAATCCAAAATATTGACTCTGGAATGTTGACCACAGTCAATGATGATGGTAGCTTGCACAGTTGTCCTATGTACTCAATCAAAGAAATAGATTTAGAAGGAAGAATCTGGTTTTTTACTAGTTCCAACTCCCATAGAGTCAGTGAAATTGAACATAATCAGCAGGTAAATGTGAGTTTTTCTTCCTGTGAACAGCAGCTTTACGTTTCCATTTCTGGTACAGCACAACTCCTCAAAGACCGCCAAAAAATGGCAGAATTATGGAAACCAGAATTAGAAACTTGGTTTTCTCAAGGCTTAGATCAGCCAGATTTAGCATTACTCCAAGTCAATATTAAACAAGCCGATTATTGGGATAGTAGTTCAAGTTATCATCCCCAAACCATCAATTTTTCTTCCCTATAG
- a CDS encoding ChaB family protein has protein sequence MSWLFTYQKSAFKVAWSAVKRDYEKGEDGQWHKSQITNV, from the coding sequence TTGTCTTGGCTGTTCACATATCAGAAAAGTGCTTTTAAAGTTGCTTGGAGTGCAGTAAAGCGCGATTACGAAAAAGGCGAAGATGGGCAGTGGCACAAAAGCCAAATAACTAATGTGTGA
- a CDS encoding Mo-dependent nitrogenase C-terminal domain-containing protein, protein MPKTTNLSIILPAFIQAETFEHTTNLASQNFLGKSRYDVLKPLRQWLDELEIQNRELAHFIAKLIPAQCPFERDIVLFGRTIAHIPPMCKLNPLYDQFVGLRFRALCYLVDQCGEDIQSYC, encoded by the coding sequence ATGCCTAAAACTACTAACTTATCTATTATTCTTCCTGCTTTCATTCAAGCTGAGACTTTTGAGCATACCACAAATTTAGCCAGCCAAAATTTCTTAGGTAAATCTCGTTATGATGTTCTAAAACCATTACGTCAATGGTTAGATGAACTCGAAATTCAAAATCGAGAACTAGCACACTTTATTGCAAAATTGATCCCAGCCCAATGTCCTTTTGAGCGTGATATTGTGTTGTTCGGTCGTACCATAGCCCACATTCCCCCTATGTGCAAACTGAACCCTCTGTATGACCAATTTGTTGGCTTGCGTTTTCGAGCTTTGTGTTATTTAGTAGATCAGTGTGGCGAAGATATTCAGTCATACTGTTAA